In the genome of Perca fluviatilis chromosome 4, GENO_Pfluv_1.0, whole genome shotgun sequence, one region contains:
- the sycp1 gene encoding synaptonemal complex protein 1 — protein MERDRGFNFKLLVPPRVNNGQVSAVRPQEIVENCGDFMSTVLQGYSKGFEKEQSMPFPNTSMVAPTKPTRQDLPRYQDTKMKVVPPMEKGENNCKPGQLYSKLFEEVEKIKCWKVKVDCETVQKDRRLQENKRTIETQRKAIQELQFGNESLSVKLEEQISENEDLRNKNNATRNLCNILKDTFQRSAEKMHLFESEREETHHLFMENSGSIQKLIAAFESLRVRAEADQQEMQKVKEDVLQFEDLKGKYDQEYKMKEKEVAELQTKIKDKENELQKLLLDLSETQKHCKQLQEATKEQYELLKSSKSEQESLLQKLHTAEQHCKETEKNCEAAAALLEQRKEEYAEMIQNKDLSLQELRRVTNQQADKLEQIQTTSQELQNSLASEIQRTKELEDKLMASNKELEMRNTLLGESFEQSVKKDEQIKILEDELDKISKSVESMEGKIDVTEAKVEELTAELSRKTEEVQLFKNEAEIAFAENDLLKKACEAADKAQDDLKEKSAVTEIKVMELEGQLFTEINKNKEHTSQMEQLRKDIMQHKLKYKELLADFNELHSEKTGIQQQFEIGSCNVKAMEATRKVSEEKAENLTREIQRLEKENQCLREEVNSIKTRSQGKDQETETLQKKMQENCDHLQEEIAEKEKHIKAMETKLCSLRKKCEIKLKAQEEYQKENKMLKKQIAKENAKSSQLETVINSLHEESQNLKRLNEEDQQKLLKELESKSTFTAELENEVQKLRLTTAEAIKNKDDTELKCQHKIADMVALMEKHKSQYDRMVEEKIAELDENKKKEMEAVAHRKSLELDLMKHKADIDHLKQQLKTEITEKENMQKKLTDLKKEMSSIKTTQLSEARNKQSPASNCKQGRGDETPKESSSKRHVFDFSKARKTPCYSKDHGSPAVMKKALKESDTESIRKSCGTTPKNKEIHNEDLKTLRNITNRVGGTTKIKSYRIRTPPSAEKAARWGDSPIDLDPKSDSSDQNDLLTFASAPVPNLPAPHGKLNIFRKIQSPAIHKSPGNSLKLAAMKRMRDAGWTAVTGCDKKKKTTNEKIFA, from the exons ATGGAGAGAGATCGGGGTTTTAACTTCAAACTGCTGGTACCTCCCAGGGTCAATAACGGACAAGTATCGGCTGTTCGACCTCAGGAAATCGTTGAGAACTGTGGTGATTTCATGAGTACAGTGCTGCAG GGTTACAGTAAAGGCTTTGAAAAAGAGCAGAGCATGCCTTTCCCCAATACAAGTATGGTTGCACCAACTAAACCAACCAGACAAG ACTTACCAAGATACCAAGATACCAAGATGAAAGTCGTGCCACCAATGGAAAAAGGCGAg AATAATTGCAAACCTGGACAGCTTTATTCCAAGCTGTTTGAAGAAGTTGAGAAAATTAAGTGCTGGAAGGTCAAAGTTGACTGTGAGACTGTGCAAAAGGATAGGAGACTCCAAGAAAACAAAAGGACAATTGAAACTCAGCGCAAAGCCATTCAAGAATTGCAG TTTGGAAATGAAAGTCTCAGTGTGAAGCTGGAAGAACAGATCAGTGAAAATGAGGATTTGAGGAACAA AAACAACGCAACAAGGAACTTGTGTAATATACTCAAAGATACTTTTCAGCGGTCAGCTGAGAAAATGCATTTAT TTGAATCTGAAAGAGAAGAAACACATCACCTCTTTATGGAAAATAGTGGGAGTATTCAG AAACTGATTGCAGCATTTGAAAGCCTTCGTGTTCGCGCAGAAGCTGATCAGCAAGAGATGCAGAaag tCAAAGAGGACGTGCTGCAATTTGAAGATCTAAAAGGAAAATATGATCAAGAATAtaaaatgaaagagaaagag GTTGCAGAGCTTCAAACTAAAATTAAGGATAAGGAAAATGAATTACAAAAACTCCTGCTTGACCTCAGTGAAACCCAGAAGCACTGCAAACAACTTCAAGAGGCAACAA AGGAACAATATGAACTTCTCAAAAGCTCAAAAAGTGAACAAGAATCCCTTCTCCAAAAACTGCACACTGCAGAGCAGCACTGTAAAGAAACTGAG AAAAATTGTGAAGCTGCTGCTGCATTACTggaacaaagaaaagaagaataTGCAGAGATGATTCAAAACAAAGACTTAAGTTTGCAGGAGCTCAGGAGAGTTACAAATCAACAAGCAGATAAGTTGGAGCAAATTCAGACAACCTCTCAAGAGCTACAGAATTCCCTAGCCTCAGAGATACAGAG GACCAAGGAACTTGAGGATAAACTCATGGCAAGCAACAAGGAACTTGAAATGAGAAACACACTTTTAG GAGAGAGCTTCGAGCAGAGTGTAAAAAAAGATGAGCAGATCAAAATCCTTGAAGATGAACTG GACAAGATATCTAAATCTGTTGAGTCCATGGAGGGTAAGATTGACGTCACTGAAGCCAAGGTGGAGGAACTCACAGCTGAGCTTTCAAGGAAAACGGAAGAGGTCCAGCTGTTTAAG AATGAAGCAGAGATTGCCTTTGCCGAAAATGATCTACTAAAGAAGGCTTGTGAAGCTGCTGATAAGGCACAAGACGATTTAAAGGAGAAGTCTGCAGTGACAGAG ATCAAAGTGATGGAGTTAGAGGGACAATTGTTtactgaaataaacaaaaataaagaacaCACCTCTCAGATGGAGCAACTGAGGAAAGACATCATGCAGCATAA ATTAAAGTACAAAGAGTTATTAGCCGACTTTAATGAGCTGCACTCTGAGAAGACAGGCATTCAACAGCAGTTTGAGATTGGATCTTGTAATGTGAAAGCCATGGAGGCAACCAGAAAG GTGAGTGAGGAGAAGGCTGAGAATCTCACAAGAGAAATTCAAAGACTGGAGAAAGAAAACCAATGTTTACG AGAGGAAGTCAACTCCATTAAAACCAGAAGCCAAGGGAAAGATCAGGAAACTGAGACTCTGCAGAAGAAAATGCAAGAAAAT TGCGACCATCTGCAGGAGGAAAttgcagaaaaagaaaagcatatCAAAGCTATGGAAACAAAG ctgTGCAGTCTTCggaaaaaatgtgaaattaaaCTTAAAGCCCAGGAGGAATACCAGAAAGAG aACAAAATGCTTAAGAAACAAATAGCAAAGGAGAATGCGAAATCCAGTCAACTTGAAACTGTG aTCAACAGTCTTCATGAGGAGTCCCAGAACCTTAAAAGACTGAACGAAGAAGACCAGCAAAAATTGCTTAAGGAGCTTGAGTCCAAATCAACCTTTACAGCAGAGCTTGAAAATGAG GTACAAAAGCTCAGATTAACAACAGCAGAGGCCATCAAGAATAAGGACGACACAGAACTCAAGTGTCAACACAAGATAGCCGACATGGTTGCACTGATGGAAAAACATAAG AGCCAGTATGACCGAATGGTTGAAGAAAAGATTGCAGAGCTTGAtgagaacaagaagaaagagatggaggCTGTTGCCCATAGGAAATCACTG GAGTTGGATCTCATGAAGCACAAGGCAGATATTGATCATCTGAAGCAACAGCTGAAGACAGAAATAACAGAGAAG GAGAACATGCAGAAGAAGCTGACAGacttaaagaaagaaatgtcATCAATAAAAACCACTCAGCTGTCAGAAGCAAGGAACAAGCAG TCACCTGCCTCAAACTGTAAACAAGGGAGAGGTGACGAGACTCCAAAAGAGAGCTCTTCGAAGAGACACGTGTTTGACTTCTCCAAGGCCAGGAAAACTCCGTGCTACAGCAAAGATCATGGAAGTCCTGCCGTTATGAAGAAAGCT CTTAAGGAATCTGACACTGAATCCATCAGAAAATCGTGTGGAACAACACCAAAGAACAAG GAAATTCACAATGAAGACCTGAAAACCCTaagaaatattacaaacagggtTGGCGGAACAACCAAGATCAaa TCCTACAGAATAAGGACGCCTCCATCTGCTGAAAAGGCAGCACGCTGGGGGGACAGCCCCATAGACCTTGACCCCAAGTCTGACAGCTCTGATCAAAACGATCTCTTG ACCTTTGCAAGTGCACCTGTACCCAATCTACCCGCTCCACACGGCAAACTCAACATCTTTAGAAAG ATCCAGAGCCCTGCCATTCATAAATCCCCAGGGAATTCTTTGAAGTTAGCTGCAATGAAAAGGATGAGAGATGCTGGTTGGACGGCTGTTACTGgctgtgacaaaaaaaagaagacgacCAATGAGAAAATCTTTGCATGA
- the si:ch211-105j21.9 gene encoding sialomucin core protein 24-like isoform X2: protein MAMDTIFATLVCYLLVLFAVARTENNVTITSTVTTAGLNLTHTTTTVASSNSTLRVTVISNSTENTTPFPSTTRDNETVTKTEATTESTSPLQTSQSTTVATPLTNNTSLTTTSPGTATLTALSKPTTQTTIGSISTPDTTVNTTANPSHTVNTTSDSMYGTTQGLGLNISDFNLTVLFSVVLGVFALALVVFMFHRCKHKIQYLHQPLNNTDDTDAFVAEDDTLVISGGLYDGHPIYDNVPTAPADQSQFRLQFLH, encoded by the exons ATGGCCATGGATACTATCTTTGCAACGCTGGTTTGTTACCTTCTGGTCCTTTTTGCTGTGGCACGaacagaaaataatgtgactatCACATCTACCGTAACAACCGCGGGCTTAAACCTGACACACACAACTACGACGGTAGCTTCATCCAACTCTACTCTTCGTGTGACTGTTATCTCAAACTCAACTGAGAACACGACTCCATTTCCCAGCACCACCCGGGACAATGAAACGGTCACCAAAACAGAAGCTACAACTGAGAGCACAAGTCCTCTTCAGACATCTCAGTCAACAACCGTCGCGACTCCTCTAACAAATAATACATCACTGACGACCACATCACCTGGCACTGCAACACTTACTGCGCTGTCAAAGCCGACAACACAGACCACAATAGGTTCCATAAGTACACCTGATACCACAGTAAATACAACTGCAAATCCATCTCACACTGTCAACACGACATCAGATTCAATGTACGGAACCACACAAG GTTTGGGACTTAACATTTCAGATTTTAATCTGACTGTTCTCTTCAGCGTTGTACTTGGAGTGTTTGCTCTGGCATTGGttgtgttcatgtttcacagaTGCAAACATAAAATCCAATACTTGCATCAACCTCTGAACAACACTGATGACACGG ATGCATTTGTGGCAGAGGATGACACGCTCGTAATTTCTGGAGGACTTTATGATGGCCATCCAATATACGACAACGTACCAACAGCCCCAGCAGACCAATCGCAATTCCGTCTCCAGTTCCTCCATTAA
- the si:ch211-105j21.9 gene encoding sialomucin core protein 24-like isoform X1, with translation MRERERDLKCFHLRNYNRSELDLMAMDTIFATLVCYLLVLFAVARTENNVTITSTVTTAGLNLTHTTTTVASSNSTLRVTVISNSTENTTPFPSTTRDNETVTKTEATTESTSPLQTSQSTTVATPLTNNTSLTTTSPGTATLTALSKPTTQTTIGSISTPDTTVNTTANPSHTVNTTSDSMYGTTQGLGLNISDFNLTVLFSVVLGVFALALVVFMFHRCKHKIQYLHQPLNNTDDTDAFVAEDDTLVISGGLYDGHPIYDNVPTAPADQSQFRLQFLH, from the exons atgagagagagagagagagatttgaaATGTTTCCATCTACGTAACTACAACAGATCAGAGTTG GACTTAATGGCCATGGATACTATCTTTGCAACGCTGGTTTGTTACCTTCTGGTCCTTTTTGCTGTGGCACGaacagaaaataatgtgactatCACATCTACCGTAACAACCGCGGGCTTAAACCTGACACACACAACTACGACGGTAGCTTCATCCAACTCTACTCTTCGTGTGACTGTTATCTCAAACTCAACTGAGAACACGACTCCATTTCCCAGCACCACCCGGGACAATGAAACGGTCACCAAAACAGAAGCTACAACTGAGAGCACAAGTCCTCTTCAGACATCTCAGTCAACAACCGTCGCGACTCCTCTAACAAATAATACATCACTGACGACCACATCACCTGGCACTGCAACACTTACTGCGCTGTCAAAGCCGACAACACAGACCACAATAGGTTCCATAAGTACACCTGATACCACAGTAAATACAACTGCAAATCCATCTCACACTGTCAACACGACATCAGATTCAATGTACGGAACCACACAAG GTTTGGGACTTAACATTTCAGATTTTAATCTGACTGTTCTCTTCAGCGTTGTACTTGGAGTGTTTGCTCTGGCATTGGttgtgttcatgtttcacagaTGCAAACATAAAATCCAATACTTGCATCAACCTCTGAACAACACTGATGACACGG ATGCATTTGTGGCAGAGGATGACACGCTCGTAATTTCTGGAGGACTTTATGATGGCCATCCAATATACGACAACGTACCAACAGCCCCAGCAGACCAATCGCAATTCCGTCTCCAGTTCCTCCATTAA
- the slc5a8l gene encoding sodium-coupled monocarboxylate transporter 1, which produces MVGTGGPVATFSVWDYVVFAGTILVSAGVGLFQAIRGRKETSSAEFLLGGRQMTAVPVAMSLTASFMSGITVIGTPTEAYRFGAAFWLFGFSYAIMSAITAEVFVPLFYRLEITSAYEYLEMRFSKPIRIIGTSMYIVQTALYTGLVIYAPALALNQITGLDLWGVLVATGAVCILYCTLGGLKAVIWTDVMQMVTMLAGFVAVIARGAVVQGGLTKIWEDAGKGGRLDAFDFDPDPLKRHTFWTIIVGGSIMWVSIYSINQSQVQRYISCKTLRHAKMSLYVNMVGLWVTVSLAVFTGLTMYSIYKNCDPFTNGDISAQDQLLPYLVMDILADYPGIPGLFVAAAYSGTLSTVSSSINALVAVTVEDFIFPVCKNLTEKQVTWMNMGLSVFFGALCIGMAGVASLMGSILQAALSIFGMISGPLLGLYLLGMLFRTTNSIGGLSGMIIGLVLTLWVGIGGQIYPATDEKTNPLQVSTAGCNNTMGQNYTTTAPWTSPLTSQPDLRPPLADSWYSLSYVYLSLLGTLTTMVSGLLVSMITGGCKQEKMNPDLFVKRSDLFCFGCSNKSEASEVPEKAATDFHMEADNPTFTDFDVTSKDVEKATKL; this is translated from the exons ATGGTTGGTACAGGTGGCCCAGTAGCCACTTTCTCTGTGTGGGATTATGTGGTGTTTGCTGGAACAATTTTGGTGTCAGCTGGCGTGGGCCTTTTCCAGGCCATCCGAGGCCGCAAGGAGACCAGCAGCGCTGAGTTCCTGCTGGGTGGACGGCAAATGACAGCTGTGCCGGTTGCAATGTCGCTCACGGCCAGCTTTATGTCTGGCATCACAGTCATCGGCACACCAACTGAGGCCTACAGGTTTGGAGCTGCTTTCTGGCTCTTTGGCTTCTCCTATGCCATCATGTCTGCCATCACTGCTGAGGTCTTTGTCCCGCTTTTCTACCGACTGGAGATCACCAGCGCCTATGAG TACCTGGAGATGCGCTTCAGCAAGCCTATTCGGATAATTGGAACATCTATGTACATCGTTCAGACG GCCCTGTACACTGGTTTGGTCATCTATGCTCCAGCTCTTGCACTAAATCAAA TCACAGGGCTTGATCTATGGGGAGTGCTGGTGGCTACAGGAGCAGTGTGCATCCTCTACTGCACTTTG GGCGGCCTGAAAGCAGTAATCTGGACAGACGTGATGCAGATGGTGACCATGCTGGCAGGTTTTGTGGCTGTTATAGCTAGAGGAGCTGTAGTGCAGGGAGGCCTGACGAAGATTTGGGAAGACGCCGGCAAAGGAGGCCGACTAGATGCATTTGA TTTTGACCCAgatcctctgaagcgtcacactTTCTGGACTATCATAGTCGGTGGCAGCATCATGTGGGTGTCCATCTACTCAATCAACCAGTCCCAGGTGCAACGCTACATCTCCTGCAAAACCTTGCGACATGCCAAGAT GTCTTTGTATGTGAACATGGTTGGCTTGTGGGTAACCGTGAGTCTGGCCGTGTTTACTGGCCTCACCATGTACTCCATTTACAAGAACTGTGACCCATTTACAAATGGTGATATAAGCGCCCAGGACCAG CTGCTGCCCTACCTTGTGATGGATATTCTGGCAGACTACCCTGGAATCCCTGGCTTGTTTGTGGCTGCTGCATACAGTGGTACCCTTAG caCGGTGTCGTCCAGCATTAATGCCCTTGTTGCTGTCACTGTGGAAGACTTTATTTTTCCCGTGTGCAAAAACCTCACAGAGAAACAGGTCACCTGGATGAACATGGGCCTAA GTGTATTCTTTGGTGCCCTGTGTATTGGAATGGCTGGAGTTGCTTCATTGATGGGAAGCATTTTGCAG GCAGCTCTGTCCATATTTGGCATGATCAGTGGACCTCTTCTTGGTCTTTACCTTTTAGGCATGCTATTCCGCACAACAAATTCCATA GGAGGACTTTCGGGAATGATCATTGGTCTTGTGTTGACTCTGTGGGTGGGGATTGGAGGCCAGATTTACCCAGCAACAGATGAAAAGACTAATCCTCTTCAAGTTAGCACTGCGGGCTGCAACAACACTATGGGCCAAAACTACACGACGACAGCTCCGTGGACCAGTCCTCTGACCTCACAGCCTGA TTTGAGGCCACCTCTGGCAGACTCCTGGTACTCTCTGTCCTACGTCTATTTATCTCTCTTGGGGACACTGACCACAATGGTGTCTGGCCTGCTGGTGAGCATGATCACAG GTGGATGCAAGCAAGAAAAAATGAACCCTGATCTGTTTGTGAAGAGGAGTGATCTGTTCTGCTTCGGCTGCAGTAATAAATCAGAG GCATCAGAAGTCCCAGAAAAGGCTGCAACAGACTTTCATATGGAAGCTGACAACCCAACATTCACAGACTTTGACGTGACGAGTAAAGACGTTGAAAAAGCCACCAAACTGTAA
- the tshba gene encoding thyroid stimulating hormone subunit beta a, which translates to METAVFTCCLLFLWFSPAVPMCLPTDFTLYVERPECNFCVAINTTICMGFCYSRDSNMRYRLGPRFLIQRGCTYDNVEYRTAILPGCPIAANPVFTYPVALSCHCGACRTDSDECTHRASMDGARCTKPVTRIYPYPGQSNYMIPF; encoded by the exons ATGGAGACCGCAGTGTTCACCTGCTGTCTCCTTTTTCTTTGGTTCAGCCCAGCTGTTCCCATGTGTTTACCCACTGACTTCACCCTGTATGTGGAGAGGCCAGAGTGTAATTTCTGTGTGGCGATCAACACAACCATCTGTATGGGATTTTGCTACTCaagg GACAGCAACATGAGGTATAGACTCGGCCCACGCTTCCTTATCCAGAGAGGCTGTACCTATGACAATGTGGAATACCGCACAGCCATACTGCCCGGCTGTCCTATCGCCGCTAACCCCGTCTTTACCTACCCAGTAGCTCTCAGCTGCCACTGCGGTGCCTGCAGGACTGACAGCGATGAGTGTACACACAGGGCCAGCATGGACGGAGCTAGGTGTACCAAACCAGTGACACGTATCTACCCGTACCCTGGCCAGAGCAACTACATGATCCCTTTCTGA